The nucleotide window ACGATGACAGTAAGTATCGCGGACCCGAAATCGAATTTATCAGAAGCAGAAGTAAATGCAGCTATGCAAACAATTATTGATCAGGCCATTTTTGCGAATGAGGGCTTCGTATTTAC belongs to Solibacillus sp. FSL R7-0682 and includes:
- a CDS encoding DUF2922 domain-containing protein; protein product: MTQVLQLTFANADNKTMTVSIADPKSNLSEAEVNAAMQTIIDQAIFANEGFVFTIKKGARIVERHVTNLELNA